In the Tribolium castaneum strain GA2 chromosome 1, icTriCast1.1, whole genome shotgun sequence genome, one interval contains:
- the LOC664091 gene encoding dynein regulatory complex subunit 3 isoform X1, whose translation MNPCKLKEPKVIDNALLEKCIKDQGPKGEAGRLAEIEKIPLEDVTEIRLEFLNILRIDHLWVLTSLTKLNLNNNLLEKIENLESLVNLTELNLSFNKIAKIENLDELRNLEKLSLYDNEITVLENMDTLTKLTVFSIGRNKIDDLDNILYLRRFGNLKSLNLVGNPCAEDEDFRLFIAVFLPQLVYYEYKLIYESERELGHETFSAKLRALLEKEEKEREITAIKEQELADAELHASSFVEYLNTRHLFDSLFANDTDGMNLMKIGEDAQEFYDEYEENFIELCKQIFENGQQQYILRKTEQDQFLKCVEDANKDNQDESIKHMEIFLEKKAILFLKIKNVQNQLNSNEINYDEFIDKCDVFVVEYDEMLHEVWKALMKLELELYEQMEEVNQTFEHNITELVNNFIESSQAFFTQIRELEVSYAENIGDLATKFQTNANLNEEIEVPAVLKPLMADKDLLHNALATSHDMHMQIIDAREDTLISNAKDWLNDLIDDLNTNEIKRNRGKVLEINHFLEIQRQEFEDLNKEYAPDLKDDVIALE comes from the exons atgaatCCTTGTAAATTGAAAGAGCCAAAAGTAATAGACAATGCCCTTCTGGAGAAATGTATCAAAGACCAGGGCCCCAAGGGTGAAGCGGGTCGCTTGGCGGAGATCGAAAAAATCCCCCTTGAAGACGTCACCGAGATTCGCTTAGAATTTCTGA ATATCTTAAGAATTGACCACTTGTGGGTGCTGACATCTTTAACGAAATTAAATCTCAACAATAATTTActggaaaaaatcgaaaatttggAAAGTCTGGTGAACTTAACTGAACTAAATTTATCATTCAATAAAATAgctaaaatcgaaaatttagACGAGCTTCGCAACCTTGAAAAGCTGAGTCTGTATGATAACGAAATCACGGTTTTGGAGAACATGGAcactttaacaaaattaacagtttttagCATTGGAAGAAACAAAATTGACGACTTGGACAAT ATTCTGTATTTGCGACGATTCGGCAATTTAAAATCGTTAAATCTAGTGGGGAATCCCTGTGCCGAGGATGaagattttcgtttatttattgcagTTTTTCTGCCACAACTCGTTTACTAcgaatataaattaatatacgAGTCGGAACGGGAACTTGGACACGAAACTTTCAG tgcaaaactgCGAGCATTGTTGGAGAAAGAGGAGAAGGAACGGGAAATCACTGCGATAAAGGAACAAGAGTTGGCCGATGCCGAACTTCACGCCTCTAGTTTCGTGGAGTATTTAAACACTCGCCATTTGTTCGACTCTTTATTTGCCAACGACACCGACGGCATGAACTTGATGAAAATCGGCGAAGACGCGCAAGAATTCTACGACGAGTACGAGGAGAACTTCATCGAACTGTGTAAACAAATATTCGAAAATGGGCAACAACAGTACATCCTGCGCAAAACCGAACAGGACCAGTTCTTAAAATGCGTCGAAGACGCAAATAAGGACAATCAAGACGAAAGCATT AAACACATGGAGATCTTCCTGGAGAAGAAGGCAATACTGTTCCTCAAAATCAAAAACGTGCAAAACCAGCTGAACTCaaacgaaataaattacgaCGAGTTTATCGACAAATGCGACGTCTTCGTGGTGGAGTACGACGAGATGTTGCACGAAGTTTGGAAAGCGCTAATGAAACTGGAACTGGAACTTTACGAACAAATGGAAGAAGTCAACCAAACTTTCGAACACAACATCACAGAACTCGTTAATAATTTCATTGAATCGTCGCAGGCTTTCTTTACGCAGATCAGAGAGCTGGAAGTGAGCTACGCTGAAAATATCGGCGATTTGGCCACAAAGTTTCAAACAAATGCCAATTTGAATGAGGAAATCGAAGTTCCCGCAGTTCTTAAACCG CTTATGGCAGATAAGGATCTTCTGCACAACGCGTTGGCAACAAGTCACGATATGCACATGCAGATTATCGATGCGAGAGAAGACACTCTCATTTCGAACGCCAAGGATTGGCTAAATGATTTAATCGACGATTTAAACAC GAATGAGATCAAGCGAAACAGGGGGAAAGTGCTGGAAATTAACCACTTTCTTGAAATCCAAAGGCAGGAGTTTGAGGATTTGAATAAGGAATACGCGCCTGATCTCAAGGATGACGTTATAGCCTTGGAATAA
- the LOC664091 gene encoding dynein regulatory complex subunit 3 isoform X2 — MNPCKLKEPKVIDNALLEKCIKDQGPKGEAGRLAEIEKIPLEDVTEIRLEFLNILRIDHLWVLTSLTKLNLNNNLLEKIENLESLVNLTELNLSFNKIAKIENLDELRNLEKLSLYDNEITVLENMDTLTKLTVFSIGRNKIDDLDNILYLRRFGNLKSLNLVGNPCAEDEDFRLFIAVFLPQLVYYEYKLIYESERELGHETFSAKLRALLEKEEKEREITAIKEQELADAELHASSFVEYLNTRHLFDSLFANDTDGMNLMKIGEDAQEFYDEYEENFIELCKQIFENGQQQYILRKTEQDQFLKCVEDANKDNQDESIKHMEIFLEKKAILFLKIKNVQNQLNSNEINYDEFIDKCDVFVVEYDEMLHEVWKALMKLELELYEQMEEVNQTFEHNITELVNNFIESSQAFFTQIRELEVSYAENIGDLATKFQTNANLNEEIEVPAVLKPIRIFCTTRWQQVTICTCRLSMREKTLSFRTPRIG, encoded by the exons atgaatCCTTGTAAATTGAAAGAGCCAAAAGTAATAGACAATGCCCTTCTGGAGAAATGTATCAAAGACCAGGGCCCCAAGGGTGAAGCGGGTCGCTTGGCGGAGATCGAAAAAATCCCCCTTGAAGACGTCACCGAGATTCGCTTAGAATTTCTGA ATATCTTAAGAATTGACCACTTGTGGGTGCTGACATCTTTAACGAAATTAAATCTCAACAATAATTTActggaaaaaatcgaaaatttggAAAGTCTGGTGAACTTAACTGAACTAAATTTATCATTCAATAAAATAgctaaaatcgaaaatttagACGAGCTTCGCAACCTTGAAAAGCTGAGTCTGTATGATAACGAAATCACGGTTTTGGAGAACATGGAcactttaacaaaattaacagtttttagCATTGGAAGAAACAAAATTGACGACTTGGACAAT ATTCTGTATTTGCGACGATTCGGCAATTTAAAATCGTTAAATCTAGTGGGGAATCCCTGTGCCGAGGATGaagattttcgtttatttattgcagTTTTTCTGCCACAACTCGTTTACTAcgaatataaattaatatacgAGTCGGAACGGGAACTTGGACACGAAACTTTCAG tgcaaaactgCGAGCATTGTTGGAGAAAGAGGAGAAGGAACGGGAAATCACTGCGATAAAGGAACAAGAGTTGGCCGATGCCGAACTTCACGCCTCTAGTTTCGTGGAGTATTTAAACACTCGCCATTTGTTCGACTCTTTATTTGCCAACGACACCGACGGCATGAACTTGATGAAAATCGGCGAAGACGCGCAAGAATTCTACGACGAGTACGAGGAGAACTTCATCGAACTGTGTAAACAAATATTCGAAAATGGGCAACAACAGTACATCCTGCGCAAAACCGAACAGGACCAGTTCTTAAAATGCGTCGAAGACGCAAATAAGGACAATCAAGACGAAAGCATT AAACACATGGAGATCTTCCTGGAGAAGAAGGCAATACTGTTCCTCAAAATCAAAAACGTGCAAAACCAGCTGAACTCaaacgaaataaattacgaCGAGTTTATCGACAAATGCGACGTCTTCGTGGTGGAGTACGACGAGATGTTGCACGAAGTTTGGAAAGCGCTAATGAAACTGGAACTGGAACTTTACGAACAAATGGAAGAAGTCAACCAAACTTTCGAACACAACATCACAGAACTCGTTAATAATTTCATTGAATCGTCGCAGGCTTTCTTTACGCAGATCAGAGAGCTGGAAGTGAGCTACGCTGAAAATATCGGCGATTTGGCCACAAAGTTTCAAACAAATGCCAATTTGAATGAGGAAATCGAAGTTCCCGCAGTTCTTAAACCG ATAAGGATCTTCTGCACAACGCGTTGGCAACAAGTCACGATATGCACATGCAGATTATCGATGCGAGAGAAGACACTCTCATTTCGAACGCCAAGGATTGGCTAA
- the LOC664100 gene encoding TOM1-like protein 2 isoform X2 has translation MSFFGTALGGNPFSTPVGSRIEQATDGTLASENWSLNMEICDLVNETEDGPRDAVKAIRKRLTQNAGKNYTVVMYTLTVLETCVKNCGKRFHVLICNKDFVTELVKLIGPKNDPPTAVQEKVLSLIQSWADAFRNQPEMSGVVCVYQDLLAKGIEFPATDLDSMAPIHTPQRSVETEVPVEAPIPQHSSPTPHLPSPSGSLSPEQRAKLQSELDVVQSNMNVLGEMLSEMKPGNEQPDELELLQELHVTCQSMQERLVDLISKLSNDELTAELLRINDDLNNLFLRYSRWEKNRDTTGKQSASAVLAKAIPPTNKPPLQSEDSLIDFGDDLPEQLSKLSTGASASTQLSSIESVTAKNASGKGDDEFDMFAQSRNVSYENSKSSGSTYKDNLEPDQIAGGLSSVTQGKHATGGEESVTSSEFERFLAERAAAAEQLPTVTGSTNSTSARNTSAKDEKGLFAL, from the exons atgtctttttttGGAACTGCATTAGGAGGAAATCCCTTTTCGACGCCCGTAGGATCGCGAATTG AACAAGCCACAGATGGAACGTTGGCTTCGGAAAACTGGAGCCTTAACATGGAAATATGTGATTTGGTGAACGAGACAGAAGACGGCCCTCGAGATGCCGTCAAAGCCATAAGGAAGCGTCTCACTCAGAACGCTGGAAAAAACTACACAGTGGTGATGTACACCTTGACCGTTTTAGAAACTTGTGTAAAAAATTGCGGAAAAAGGTTCCACGTTTTAATTTGCAACAAGGACTTTGTGACAGAATTG GTAAAATTGATCGGCCCTAAAAACGACCCGCCTACAGCTGTCCAAGAAAAAGTTCTAAGTCTAATTCAATCTTGGGCAGACGCGTTTAGAAATCAACCGGAAATGTCCGGAGTCGTTTGTGTCTATCAAGATCTTCTAGCAAAGGGCATCGAATTTCCGGCTACTGATTTGGACTCAATGGCGCCTATTCATACCCCTCAAAGG AGTGTGGAAACTGAAGTTCCAGTCGAAGCACCGATCCCTCAACATTCGTCACCGACTCCTCATCTTCCTAGTCCCAGCGGGTCGCTAAGTCCCGAACAAAGGGCCAAGTTGCAGTCGGAACTCGACGTCGTGCAGAGTAATATGAACGTCTTGGGGGAGATGCTGAGCGAAATGAAGCCGGGAAATGAACAACCCGACGAGCTGGAGTTGCTTCAA GAGTTGCACGTGACTTGTCAGAGTATGCAGGAGAGGTTGGTGGATCTAATCAGCAAACTGTCCAACGACGAACTGACTGCGGAATTGTTACGCATTAACGAcgatttaaacaatttatttttacgataTAGTCGCTGGGAGAAAAACAGAGACACTACAGGAAAACAGTCGGCCTCGGCAGTCTTAGCTAAAGCCATTCCACCCACCAATAAACCTCCCCTACAATCAGAAGACAGTCTTATAGACTTTGGCGATGACTTGCCTGAACAGCTTAGCAAATTAA GTACTGGAGCCAGTGCCTCAACTCAGTTGTCTTCAATCGAATCTGTGACAGCCAAAAACGCTTCCGGGAAAGGCGACGACGAATTCGACATGTTTGCCCAATCGAGAAacgtttcttatgaaaattctaAAAGCAG TGGCAGTACGTATAAGGACAATCTGGAGCCGGACCAAATCGCGGGAGGGCTGAGCTCAGTGACTCAAGGAAAACACGCA ACAGGTGGAGAAGAGTCGGTGACCAGCAGCGAATTTGAGCGGTTTTTGGCCGAGAGAGCGGCAGCCGCTGAGCAGCTGCCCACTGTCACAGGCAGTACCAATAGTACCAGTGCAAGGAATACGTCAGCAAAGGACGAGAAAGGTCTTTTCGCTTTATAA
- the LOC664074 gene encoding enoyl-CoA delta isomerase 1, mitochondrial: MALRNGVRRGGALISNYFRSYSSSGPLVNVAVNEKTGVATATLNRPPVNSMNLELLTEISNTLTQLEQNKCRGLILTSSSKSVFSAGLDILEMYKPDPSRLKEWWTALQQTWIKLYGSSYPTVAVINGHAPAGGCLLSLSCEYRIMLNNFTIGLNETQLGIVAPQWFIASMRNVIGTRQTELALTSGNLFSTDEALKIGMIDEVAASKEDGIARAEKFCGRFARIPPIARARSKLGVRGADIQDLTNNLQKDYEYVANYVAQDSVQKGLEMYLQSLKQKQK; encoded by the exons ATGGCTCTGAGAAACGGTGTTCGTCGCGGTGGTGCCttaatttctaattatttCCGAAGTTACTCAAGCTCTGGGCCCCTTGTTAACGTCGCCGTTAACGAAAAAACAGGGGTTGCGACGGCAACCCTCAACCGCCCCCCTGTGAACAGCATGAATTTGGAGCTCCTTACTGAAATATCAAACACTTTGACTCAACTGGAACAGAACAAGTGTAGAGGGTTGATTCTGACCtcg AGCTCCAAGAGTGTCTTTAGTGCCGGCTTGGACATCCTTGAGATGTACAAACCGGACCCCAGCCGCTTGAAAGAATGGTGGACTGCTTTACAGCAAACTTGGATTAAACTTTACGGTTCTTCGTACCCTACTGTGGCAGTTATCAAT GGCCACGCCCCAGCTGGGGGCTGTTTGCTGTCCTTGTCGTGTGAATACAGAATAATGTTGAACAATTTCACCATTGGTTTAAACGAGACCCAACTTGGGATTGTGGCCCCACAATGGTTCATTGCGTCCATGAGGAATGTGATTGGAACGAGACAGACTGAATTGGCTTTAACTAGCGGCAATCTTTTCTCAACTGACGAAGCTTTGAAAATTGGAATGATTGACGAGGTGGCGGCTAGCAAAGAGGATGGCATTGCAAGAGCGGAGAAGTTTTGCGGAAGATTCGCCAGAATTCCGCCAATTGCAAGAGCCAGATCCAAGTTGGGAGTGCGAGGCGCTGACATACAA GACCTCACTAACAATCTCCAAAAAGATTACGAATATGTGGCGAATTACGTAGCTCAGGACAGTGTGCAAAAGGGGTTGGAAATGTATCTGCAATCATTGAAGCAGAAACAGAAATAA
- the LOC103312346 gene encoding uncharacterized protein LOC103312346, giving the protein MSGNRSKKNGKKNRFFNIPEVLQVKSVKLDTNKSSNKDGKPNAKSEDNLRKSRRFNNILKNQHEGLSEESCLRKFKTLSLNNEGENAPSTSSSMLKNNLEESCAILQKANNITDEELPLAMEYYPEGKDDTADKMDDEFACTYKYYAKNTKSIKFTNQVTVLYFNGEDILCESMEPLKKEQDQQLRNKEMRKEHLLSKGQIDNLYLY; this is encoded by the exons ATGTCTGGTAACAGAAGCAAGAAgaatggtaaaaaaaatagatttttcaATATTCCTG AGGTGCTTCAGGTTAAGTCAGTGAAATTAGACACTAACAAGAGCAGCAATAAAGACGGGAAACCTAACGCGAAATCTGAAGACAACTTACGCAAAAGCCGCAGATTTAACAATATCTTGAAAAATCAACACGAAGGCTTAAGTGAAG AAAGCTGTCTGAGGAAGTTTAAAACGTTGTCGCTAAATAACGAAGGCGAAAATGCGCCAAGCACGAGTTCCAGCATGCTGAAGAATAATCTGGAGGAGTCTTGTGCTATT TTACAAAAAGCTAATAATATTACTGACGAAGAACTTCCGTTAGCCATGGAGTATTATCCTGAAGGCAAAGATGATACTGCTGATAAAATGGACGACGAATTTGCTTGCACATACAAATATTACGCAAAAAACACGAAATCGATTAAATTTACGAACCAAGTAACAGTATTGTATTTCAACGGCGAAGACATTCTCT GCGAGTCTATGGAACCTCTGAAGAAAGAACAGGACCAACAATTACGGAACAAGGAAATGCGGAAAGAACATTTACTGAGTAAAGGACAAATCGACAACTtatatttgtattaa
- the Pdi gene encoding protein disulfide-isomerase, producing the protein MNLLSAFCLIATAASLGWASEEIKSDEGVLVLTKSNFKQAITDNEFILVEFYAPWCGHCKALAPEYVKAAKALADQDSKIKLGKVDATEETELAEEHQVRGYPTLKFFRNGSPIDYNGGRQADDIVAWLLKKTGPPAKEIKTVEEAKEFIDASNVAVIGFFKDQTTDKAKAFLAAAATIDDYPFGITSEDSVYKEYEAECGSIVLFKKFDEGKVLFEGEATEKNIKKFVAGNSLPLIVEFNHETAQKIFGGDIKSHLLLFLNKGEDHFEKVSEAARAVAKPFKEQVLFVTIDAGEEDHQRILEFFGMKKEEVPAARLIKLEEDMAKYKPETDELSSESIKKFVEDFLAGKLKQHLLSQDLPEDWDKEAVKVLVATNFDSVVFDADKDVLVEFYAPWCGHCKQLAPIYDKVGEHFKDDKSVVVAKIDATANELEHTKITSFPTLKFYPKGGNNVIEYNGPRTFEGLVKFIESGGVDGAGVDEPVEEETEDDDSPRKDEL; encoded by the exons atgaATCTTCTTTCggctttttgtttaattgcaACGGCTGCATCTCTGGGCTGGGCCAGTGAAGAAATTAAGAGCGACGAAGGCGTCCTAGTGCTCACCAAATCCAACTTCAAACAGGCCATCACCGACAACGAATTCATCCTTGTAGAGTTTT ATGCCCCATGGTGTGGACATTGCAAGGCGTTAGCCCCCGAATATGTAAAGGCAGCGAAAGCGCTCGCCGACCAAGACTCTAAAATTAAACTCGGCAAAGTTGACGCCACTGAAGAAACCGAACTTGCTGAAGAACACCAAGTTAGAGGTTACCCAACGTTGAAGTTCTTCAGAAACGGAAGTCCCATTGACTACAACGGTGGCAGACAAGCCGATGATATTGTCGCCtggcttttgaaaaaaactggaCCACCAGCGAAAGAAATCAAAACTGTCGAAGAAGCCAAGGAGTTTATTGATGCCAGCAATGTTGCTGTTATTGGATTTTTCAAAGATCAGACGACTGATAAGGCAAAGGCCTTCCTGGCGGCAGCCGCCACCATCGACGATTATCCCTTCGGAATCACCTCTGAAGACAGCGTCTACAAGGAGTACGAAGCCGAATGCGGATCCATTGTTTTGTTCAAAAAG TTCGATGAAGGAAAAGTTCTTTTCGAAGGCGAAGCCACTGAGAAGAACATCAAGAAATTCGTCGCTGGTAACTCATTGCCCCTCATCGTCGAATTCAACCATGAAACAGCCCAGAAGATCTTCGGTGGCGACATCAAGAGCCACCTTTTGTTGTTCTTGAACAAGGGCGAAGACCACTTCGAGAAGGTGTCCGAGGCTGCAAGAGCCGTCGCCAAGCCCTTCAAGGAACAAGTTTTGTTCGTCACAATCGACGCCGGCGAAGAAGACCACCAAAGAATCTTGGAATTCTTCGGAATGAAGAAAGAGGAAGTCCCGGCGGCGCGTCTCATCAAGCTTGAGGAAGACATGGCCAAGTACAAGCCAGAAACCGATGAATTATCCTCTGAAAGTATCAAGAAATTCGTCGAAGATTTCCTCGCCGGTAAACTCAAACAGCATTTGCTCAGTCAAGATCTTCCAGAAGATTGGGATAAGGAGGCGGTTAAGGTTCTAGTCGCCACCAACTTCGACAGTGTGGTATTTGACGCCGACAAGGACGTTTTGGTCGAGTTCTACGCCCCGTGGTGCGGCCACTGCAAGCAGTTGGCCCCCATTTACGACAAAGTGGGCGAGCACTTCAAAGATGACAAGAGCGTGGTCGTGGCGAAGATCGATGCCACCGCTAACGAACTCGAACATACCAAAATTACGAGCTTCCCTACATTGAAATTCTATCCCAAAGGTGGGAACAACGTTATTGAATATAACGGTCCAAGAACATTCGAAGGTTTAGTTAAATTTATCGAGTCCGGTGGTGTTGACGGTGCCGGTGTTGACGAGCCCGTCGAAGAGGAAACTGAAGATGACGACTCACCCAGAAAAGATGAGTTGTAA
- the LOC664100 gene encoding TOM1-like protein 2 isoform X1, producing the protein MSFFGTALGGNPFSTPVGSRIEQATDGTLASENWSLNMEICDLVNETEDGPRDAVKAIRKRLTQNAGKNYTVVMYTLTVLETCVKNCGKRFHVLICNKDFVTELVKLIGPKNDPPTAVQEKVLSLIQSWADAFRNQPEMSGVVCVYQDLLAKGIEFPATDLDSMAPIHTPQRSVETEVPVEAPIPQHSSPTPHLPSPSGSLSPEQRAKLQSELDVVQSNMNVLGEMLSEMKPGNEQPDELELLQELHVTCQSMQERLVDLISKLSNDELTAELLRINDDLNNLFLRYSRWEKNRDTTGKQSASAVLAKAIPPTNKPPLQSEDSLIDFGDDLPEQLSKLSTGASASTQLSSIESVTAKNASGKGDDEFDMFAQSRNVSYENSKSSGSTYKDNLEPDQIAGGLSSVTQGKHATPPDLEFDEMAQWLGQTTGGEESVTSSEFERFLAERAAAAEQLPTVTGSTNSTSARNTSAKDEKGLFAL; encoded by the exons atgtctttttttGGAACTGCATTAGGAGGAAATCCCTTTTCGACGCCCGTAGGATCGCGAATTG AACAAGCCACAGATGGAACGTTGGCTTCGGAAAACTGGAGCCTTAACATGGAAATATGTGATTTGGTGAACGAGACAGAAGACGGCCCTCGAGATGCCGTCAAAGCCATAAGGAAGCGTCTCACTCAGAACGCTGGAAAAAACTACACAGTGGTGATGTACACCTTGACCGTTTTAGAAACTTGTGTAAAAAATTGCGGAAAAAGGTTCCACGTTTTAATTTGCAACAAGGACTTTGTGACAGAATTG GTAAAATTGATCGGCCCTAAAAACGACCCGCCTACAGCTGTCCAAGAAAAAGTTCTAAGTCTAATTCAATCTTGGGCAGACGCGTTTAGAAATCAACCGGAAATGTCCGGAGTCGTTTGTGTCTATCAAGATCTTCTAGCAAAGGGCATCGAATTTCCGGCTACTGATTTGGACTCAATGGCGCCTATTCATACCCCTCAAAGG AGTGTGGAAACTGAAGTTCCAGTCGAAGCACCGATCCCTCAACATTCGTCACCGACTCCTCATCTTCCTAGTCCCAGCGGGTCGCTAAGTCCCGAACAAAGGGCCAAGTTGCAGTCGGAACTCGACGTCGTGCAGAGTAATATGAACGTCTTGGGGGAGATGCTGAGCGAAATGAAGCCGGGAAATGAACAACCCGACGAGCTGGAGTTGCTTCAA GAGTTGCACGTGACTTGTCAGAGTATGCAGGAGAGGTTGGTGGATCTAATCAGCAAACTGTCCAACGACGAACTGACTGCGGAATTGTTACGCATTAACGAcgatttaaacaatttatttttacgataTAGTCGCTGGGAGAAAAACAGAGACACTACAGGAAAACAGTCGGCCTCGGCAGTCTTAGCTAAAGCCATTCCACCCACCAATAAACCTCCCCTACAATCAGAAGACAGTCTTATAGACTTTGGCGATGACTTGCCTGAACAGCTTAGCAAATTAA GTACTGGAGCCAGTGCCTCAACTCAGTTGTCTTCAATCGAATCTGTGACAGCCAAAAACGCTTCCGGGAAAGGCGACGACGAATTCGACATGTTTGCCCAATCGAGAAacgtttcttatgaaaattctaAAAGCAG TGGCAGTACGTATAAGGACAATCTGGAGCCGGACCAAATCGCGGGAGGGCTGAGCTCAGTGACTCAAGGAAAACACGCA ACTCCGCCAGACCTTGAGTTTGACGAGATGGCACAGTGGCTTGGCCAAACA ACAGGTGGAGAAGAGTCGGTGACCAGCAGCGAATTTGAGCGGTTTTTGGCCGAGAGAGCGGCAGCCGCTGAGCAGCTGCCCACTGTCACAGGCAGTACCAATAGTACCAGTGCAAGGAATACGTCAGCAAAGGACGAGAAAGGTCTTTTCGCTTTATAA
- the LOC664064 gene encoding methyltransferase-like protein 22 — translation MDQEEYKVSSELYSEFNYESSSKPMVDKNNVVSKFKFRFPPPPPKVDADGDLIVSRKKSKEKTGVIEIEHSKSTVLGLVGLQIWRGALLLADWLLHNSSTFKDKHYILELGSGVGLSSIVAGIFTPVFCTDINKGGLLKLIKGNVLRNVHLTKHPITVLELDFMSQVLPREIVTSIEKTPIVIAADVVYDDVITEAFVKTVGHILSKPPRRSVYVALEKRFVFTIADCDAVAPCYEHFIKCLEKLENIHKEEVALDFPQYFHYDRVKELVLWKITSNFDEINNIP, via the exons ATGGACCAAGAAGAATATAAAGTTTCATCAGAATTATACAGCGAATTTAATTATGAATCATCCTCAAAACCCATGGTAGATAAAAACA atGTGGTATCAAAGTTCAAGTTTAGATTTCCTCCACCACCCCCCAAAGTAGACGCAGATGGCGATTTGAtagtttcaagaaaaaaatcgaaagAAAAAACTGGCGTTATTGAAATCG AACACAGTAAAAGTACAGTCCTCGGTCTGGTGGGTCTACAGATATGGCGAGGAGCGCTTTTGCTTGCCGACTGGTTATTACATAACTCCTCAACGTTTAAAGACAAGCACTACATTTTAGAACTGGGCTCAGGAGTCGGTCTGAGCAGCATTGTCGCTGGAATATTCACCCCTGTGTTTTGCACCG ATATCAATAAAGGCGGGTTATTGAAACTTATCAAAGGGAACGTACTACGAAATGTTCACTTAACCAAGCATCCAATCACAGTCCTGGAGCTGGATTTTATGTCACAGGTGCTTCCCCGAGAAATCGTAActtcaattgaaaaaactcCAATTGTAATAGCTGCAGATG TCGTTTACGACGATGTTATCACTGAAGCCTTTGTTAAAACCGTTGGCCACATTTTATCCAAACCTCCGAGAAGATCTGTCTACGTTGCGTTAGAAAAACGCTTTGTTTTTACGATAGCTGACTGTGATGCGGTTGCACCGTGTTATGAGCACTTTATAAAGTGTCTGGAAAAGCTCGAGAACATTCACAAAGAGGAAGTTGCGTTGGATTTTCCGCAATATTTTCACTACGACCGGGTCAAAGAGCTGGTTTTGTGGAAAATAACGTCGAACTTTGACGAAATAAACAATATTCCGTGA